A single genomic interval of Streptomyces sp. BA2 harbors:
- a CDS encoding TioE family transcriptional regulator produces the protein MGRNLQSGDRLRPVDLARGHGLSTQAIRNYEEAGILPAADRTSHGYRTYTSLHARALRAFLALVPGHGHQTATSIMRAVNRGAAEEAFRLIDESHVQLLEDRRTLQAVERALRDLGATPVSWAGPEAGSRPAPEGMFVGQLAGKLGIQPATLRKWETAGLVHPRRDPRTGYRVYDEADVRDARMVHQLRRGGYLLEQIAPLIAQVRAAGGLEPLEATLSDWRGRLSARGRAMLTGAAELETYLSDLGLGLSGSCREP, from the coding sequence ATGGGGCGAAACCTTCAAAGCGGGGATCGGCTCAGGCCGGTGGATCTGGCGCGCGGGCACGGTCTGTCCACGCAGGCGATCAGGAACTACGAGGAGGCCGGCATCCTCCCGGCCGCTGATCGCACATCGCACGGCTACCGCACCTACACCTCGCTGCACGCGCGGGCCCTGCGCGCGTTTCTTGCCCTGGTGCCCGGCCACGGCCACCAGACGGCGACGTCGATCATGCGAGCAGTGAACCGGGGCGCGGCCGAGGAGGCGTTCCGCCTCATCGACGAGAGCCACGTACAGCTCCTGGAGGACCGGCGAACCCTCCAGGCCGTGGAGAGGGCGCTCCGAGACCTGGGGGCCACGCCGGTGTCCTGGGCTGGACCAGAGGCTGGGTCCAGGCCCGCGCCTGAGGGCATGTTCGTCGGCCAGTTGGCCGGGAAGCTCGGGATCCAGCCGGCGACCCTGCGCAAATGGGAGACGGCCGGCCTTGTCCACCCGCGCCGGGACCCGCGCACCGGCTACCGCGTCTACGACGAGGCCGACGTACGGGATGCCCGGATGGTGCACCAACTCAGGCGCGGAGGCTACCTGTTGGAGCAGATCGCCCCGCTGATCGCCCAGGTGCGGGCGGCGGGCGGCCTTGAGCCTCTGGAAGCCACGTTGAGCGACTGGCGCGGCCGGCTGTCCGCTCGCGGGCGAGCCATGCTGACCGGCGCCGCCGAGCTGGAGACGTACCTCAGTGACCTGGGCCTGGGGCTGTCGGGCAGCTGTCGGGAGCCGTGA
- a CDS encoding FAD-dependent oxidoreductase, with the protein MRTPVTIIGAGLGGLTLARVLHLHGIPVTVYEAESSPAARSQGGMLDIHDYNGQLALETASLMDEFRDLILEGRQAMRVLDPDGTVLHEMADDGTGGRPEVQRGELRQVLLDSLPAGTVRWGHKVSSTRSLGEGSHEVTFADGSTVVSSLLVGADGAWSRVRQLLSPATPEYTGKSVVETYLFEADTRHPAAAKTVGGGSMIAFTPGREIFAHRERGDTLHAYVGLSEPQDWFAAIDFTDASAAASRIAEEFTGWAPELTALITDGDIPPVLRPLYALPTEHRWDRVPGVTLLGDAAHLSAPNGEGANLAMYDGAELGKAIAAHPDDIETALTEYEQAMFPRSAAAVTFGDAEAHGADSENGAVEALLKMISEQA; encoded by the coding sequence ATGCGTACCCCCGTCACGATCATCGGGGCCGGACTCGGCGGACTCACGCTGGCCCGCGTCCTGCACCTCCACGGAATCCCGGTCACGGTCTACGAGGCGGAGTCCTCCCCGGCTGCGCGTTCGCAGGGCGGCATGCTCGATATCCACGACTACAACGGACAACTCGCCCTCGAAACAGCCTCCTTGATGGATGAGTTCCGTGACCTCATTCTGGAGGGCCGCCAGGCGATGCGGGTCCTCGACCCGGACGGGACCGTCCTGCACGAGATGGCCGACGACGGCACGGGCGGACGCCCCGAGGTGCAGCGCGGCGAACTGCGGCAGGTGCTGCTCGACTCGCTCCCGGCCGGCACCGTCCGGTGGGGGCACAAGGTCAGCAGCACCCGTAGCCTCGGCGAAGGCAGTCACGAGGTGACGTTCGCCGACGGCAGCACCGTCGTCAGCAGCCTGCTGGTCGGCGCGGACGGCGCCTGGTCACGGGTGCGGCAGCTGCTCTCCCCCGCCACACCCGAGTACACCGGCAAGTCGGTCGTCGAGACCTACCTGTTCGAAGCCGACACCCGGCACCCCGCCGCCGCGAAAACGGTCGGTGGCGGGTCGATGATCGCGTTCACGCCGGGCAGGGAGATCTTCGCTCACCGGGAAAGGGGCGACACTCTGCACGCCTACGTGGGGCTGTCCGAGCCGCAGGACTGGTTCGCAGCCATTGACTTCACCGACGCCTCCGCGGCCGCCTCTCGAATCGCTGAGGAGTTCACCGGCTGGGCGCCGGAGCTCACCGCGCTGATCACCGACGGAGACATCCCACCGGTCCTGCGACCCCTCTACGCCCTGCCCACCGAGCACAGGTGGGACCGCGTGCCCGGCGTCACCCTGCTCGGCGACGCCGCCCACCTCTCGGCCCCGAACGGCGAAGGCGCCAACCTCGCCATGTACGACGGTGCCGAACTCGGCAAGGCCATCGCCGCTCACCCCGACGACATCGAGACCGCGCTCACCGAGTACGAACAGGCCATGTTCCCCCGCAGCGCCGCTGCCGTCACCTTTGGAGACGCCGAAGCCCACGGGGCCGACTCCGAGAACGGCGCGGTTGAGGCCCTGCTCAAGATGATCAGCGAGCAGGCGTAA